The sequence CTGCATAATGAAGTAATGAAAACAAAGCCTAACCTAGTTTTTCTGTGATTTGAAtacactgaccaaaaaaaaaaaaaaaaaaaaaaaagttgatactAAACATTCTTAAACTTACTTTGTAATATGTTTCCCGAGCCTTTATGCCAGAGAGGTCTTatcgaaaaaaaaaaagtatgagctTTTGTAATCAACCGGGCCTTAAGTTTGAATCTTTGCTCTGGCCTCACTAACTTGGTGACattggcaattcttttttttttttttcctgagcttccatttctatctctatctctgcaaagagaatttaataatataatcTAATTTTCCTTGCTCTGTATAGTTATTGTACATATGAGAAATGATATAACTATGTGGACAGTATTTTGTACATCATTGGCACTCAACACATTAGAAATTATATatggatgtgtgtatatatacataaagccTATGTAGCCATTCATACATTCCTATTTTACTCAAATATTTGCCCAATTCTGCACAACTACAGCCAGGGAACATGTAAGACAATCAGGAGAAAACGCCTAGCCCCACCAGGAAGAGAAGCTTACCGTTCTGGTCCTGGATTCAGAGAGACTACAGTTATAATCCTGGCCTGAATATTATTAGCCTCTCTaaacctcaatttttttcatctgtgaaattgaagtaataactttatatattttattaggtTGTGGTAAATAAAATTACGCAGAGTATCTGTCCTATATAAGTTTTTTTCTGATATGCACTTGTCAGAGCAACTACACTGTCTCTGCTTGGCTCCAGAGCTGACTGGACCAAATATGAGTTTCAGAATCATATAGATCTGGGCCCCCCCACTGCCCTTCCATGGGCTGTGTAACCTGGAGCACGTTATTGCCCATCTTGTGTGAAGCCCTATATTCTCCTACATCAATCAGAGATGCTAACACCTCACAGTGTAATGAAGAGACTTTACCGAGATCCCATGCATGGTAGGTACCAACCCATGCTAGTTGTCTCCAGAACCCCTCTCCAATGGTCTTTGGTCTAGTTTTAGGCAGAGTTAGACTTTGACATTGCTTTCTCCATAGTTTCAGGAGTAGCTAGATAGTTATCTCTGAGGTCAGGTGAGACCCCAGATTGCCCATGAAAGCTGGCAATTTTCACCTCTGAAGAAATAGTCCACTACTCACCTGTCGGCCTCTGAGTGAAACATCTTTCTCTTTGTCCATGGCGACAGATGCGGGTGTGCCTGTTCAAGCCGTCCCTCGGTCTTCTCCTGGTTAGCTCCAACAGCACTGTTCTCATTCCCTTCTAAAATGAAATCcagggggacctggctggctcagtcagtacagcatgtgactctttttttttttttttttaaatatgtttattatgtACTTTACATTGAGCATTTCAGAGAAGAATTacaaagatttcaaaatacaatTTGATAAATAGCCTTTATAATTACACCCAATCAATATCTAGAATTGTATGTAGACCCTATGCAGCTAACAACTACAGAACAATTTTAATCTCAGGGAAGAGAGACATGCACGATCACTGAAGTCACTTTGCcagagtgtttttttgtttgtttgtttgtttttttgttttaaagattcatttatttatttatttgacagagatcacaagtaggctgagaggcaggcagagacagagggaagcaggctccctgaggaggtTGATCCCCacccaggattgtgggatcatgacctgagcccaaggcagaggctttaacccactgagctccccaggcaccccccagagtgttttttttttaaaaacatgattcacATTTGTTTCAAGTACACATACATCCATTGGAAGAGTTAAATTAGACCATTGATGTTAAcaccttaaaaatatgtatgatcTTTGTCaccttaaaagaaaattcagtttagtacaaaaaaattcaagaagaaatttcAGGACCCTTGATCAGAAGCTTCGGTGTGTGTTGTACTATTCTGGTGTACATAAAGGTTCAAGTAAGACCAACAAAGAATGTTTCCTCTTCCCACTGAAGACACAATCAAAGGAACAGGTGAGCCAGCATCCTATAAACTAGTCAGCCATCAGGAGGTTACCAATAAAGGACGTTTTATGTGTGTGAGGACATTTAAAAGCCTCCGCCaatgttacaaaaacaaaacatttagagTATTACTTATGAGTACAAGCATAATTAGTGTTTTGTCTTCTATAAATAATCATCTTTGAAATGCTCAAAGTGAGTTCCAGCTGTGGCTCTCTCCTGACGTGAGAAGAGGTGGGTTCACACGGGATGATCTACTGATTCACCTTCTCAAAGTATTCTTTGGAAGCAGTTGGATGTGGCTTGATCGTAGGAGAATCCGGGGTCCAGTTCGCTGGGCAGACTTCTCCATGGCTTTCCACAAACTGGAATGCCTTCACCAGGTGGAGGGTCTCTTCCACACTTCGGCCCACGGGGAGATCGTTGACACTCAAATGCTTGATGATGCCACTGGGGTCAATGATGAAGAGGCCTCTCAGAGCAATTCCGGGGCCTTCCAACAGCACGCCATAGTTTCGGGAAATCTGTTTATCCAGATCTGACAAGAGTGTGATGTTCATGTGGCCCAAGCCGCCATTCTTCCTTGGTGTGTTGACCCAGGCGAGATGGGTAAAGTGGGAATCCACTGAAACTGCAACAACTTCACAGTTCACGTCGTGAAATTCATTGGCTTTGTCGCTAAAAGCAACAATTCCTGTAGGACACACAAAGGTGAAGTCCAAAGGATAGAAGGAAAGCACCAAATATTTTCCCTTAAAGTCATCGAGGGTTAGGTCTTTGAACTCTCCATGGACAAGGGCAGTGCCCTTAAAATAGGGTGCGTGCTGAGTGGCGGCAGGAGCGTGGTATGAGGAACTGGTGCTAAATGCGAATTTTGCTTGACCAGAACCAGACCACAATACATTCGTCAGGCATGTTCTTCGGGAAGCAGCAGGTCTGAGGGCTGCAGAGGCAGAGATGCCCCAAAGAACAGCACTCATATGTCGGGCAATCGAAGCCCCGAGAAATCTTCCCAATGCGGCTGCCATCTTCAGTGCGTGCGAGATTCgccagcatgtgactcttgattgtaagttctagccccacattgggtgtagagattacttaaaaattaaaatagaaacaaaacaagcaaacaaacaccaAAGGCCAGAGAGATTGCTACTCCTGAAGCTgtttgttattgttctttttctcatgGAAGGCCTGGGTCACTTTCcatggaaaaaaattgaattacattttaaaaagccaaatagcAGGAGGAAAGACACTCCAGCTGCTCGGGCAGTAATATCAAAGGATAGTGTGTGCAGGTTACGTATGCTTTCAGCCTTCTGCACACAGCTACATCATATCCCTGCTTCCCAAACTGGGTACACAAGCCCCACCTCTATTCTCATGTCCTTGCAGTTGGCCCATCGCCCATGCCATGCTGTTTAGGTTGTCTCTGCTCTTACCATGCCAGCAGCTTTACCTACTACTCATCCTATGTCTCCTGCTGGAGAAGAAAGCCTGGCCCCAAATCAAGGCTGTCTAGCTGCAAATAGATAACTGGCTTCTTCTGACTTTAATTAAGGGTGAGTCTTACCTGCCCCTAATCCTGTCCTCTGCTCACCTCTGCCACCACCTAACCCCTTTCTTGTTCTAGTGCCCAAGTCAAAAGAACATTGTCCTTAGGTAGCTACTTTGCATAAAAATTTACCTCCCAGAAGCCAAGCTAGCCTGGCGGTGAGCAAGAGAATGTATCTTGCAGAGATATTATAAGGATGAGCCAACAACGAAAGTTCTTGGAGCAAATATGCCCTCAAAAATTATAGAATGTCCTATTTCTTCCTAGACGTTGATTCCAGTCCCTTCTTGTAGCTCACCTTCACGGTGTACTGATAATCAACAAGTACAGTCACCCTCAATGGTCCCCTGTCCTGAATAGCTACGTCCTACTGGGTCACACTGGCTGCCTGAACCTGGCATCACCTCCACAGTTTGACCCTATTATCTAAGGAGATCCTTTGATTTTGACAAGCATTTGTTCTCATGCAGTATAAACGCTTCTGGGAGGAAGAGTATAGATGTATTGGTTTGTGGAAATTACCAATTACAGGAAAGGTGTGCCCTTATTAATAAGGTTAGGAGTGTTATCATCATAGGAGAATCAGATGGGAGTCTATTAAATTTAAAACGCTTAGGAAAACCTTATTCAAAAGTGGGCTTAGAAAAAGATATGAGggcatgtgttgtaatgagccctgggtattacctaagactgatgaatcactgaactctacctctgaaactaataatacattatatgttaattaattgaatttaaataaaataaaatttaaataaagatatgaTAATGCTCTGTTAATGATAAGTAAATCAGATAAAGAAGACAGTACTCTCGAATTTCTCTGGCTAATAGGCATAGGCTGGCTTCAAGTCCTATCTGTTATGATCGCACTTGTATCTCCTTTTGAAAGACTTGAAGGCCATACTATGTGTTTACGAAAGGTAGATGCTACTTCTACATTCTTCCACTACGTGGTTGGAGGATCTTGAACATTCTCTTTGGTAGTAGTTTTATTATCTCTAGATTTATTATCTCTAGAATCTCtagaatgttaaaataaataaataaataaataaatatacacatatacatatgtatatataaatatacatatatacatttgtatatatacacacatatacatatatatgcatatgtgtgtatacatacacatatacatatatgtatacatatatatgtatgtatatgtatatatatgtatatgtgtgtatatatgtatatatgtgtgtatatatacatatatgtgtatatatacacaaaaatattttcaaatggcatGCAGggagaaatatatacatacatatatatatttctccctGCATgccatttgaaaacattttttaaagttaaaatacagaaaatttaacaACAGTAATAGCTCAGCCTCCTAAAGTACTTACAGGCACTCTTCTGAAAACTTTTACATGAATTAACTCAATCTTTGCAGGAACCTTAAAAGggtgcttattattattatgcttatttgacaaatgagacacagagaggctgattaacttgcctaaggccacacaACTCAGAATGAAAGCTGGGGTTTAAGTTAGGCCATCTAAGCCCATGCTGGCCCCCTCTCTCATATGGCTTCCTTAACCAATTTAGGAAGGTGGGAGTCACAGCAGTACATGAAGAAGTATTCTAGAATGTTAAGATATTTGTTAGCATGGAGACAATTGCAGTCATATCATTTGGAATGCAAAATaataaggttattttttttttctttttcttttttttttctttccttctttcctggctTGGGGCATTTCCTGAGAAGTTGGTGactgccccttcttttcattgcTGATAGTATTTACTTTCCAaggaaaaatcattatttatcaAGTAGAATTTGGTAATCAAAATAGAAAAGCTACTTTCAATAAAGTCTTAGAAGTCCAAAAAAAGGACATGTGCTACTTTTCACCTCAACCGCAGACATCCTACTTAGTAGTTCAGATACATAGACTTAGTCACAAGACCTATTTTACTGTTAAGCCAAGAGGTGGAAGAGTCTCTCTCCACAAACGTTGCCCCTCTCCTGCCATGCAAAGGCCTATTCAGGCACCTCGCTGGAGAGTTTGACAGCTCTTCAGTAGGGGGAGGGGTGGCCAATTCCCCTTCCCTTTTCAGTGAGCCTGGGAAAAATGGGAGCATCCCTCCCAGGAGAGGGTAGAAGCAGCGATTCTCCAATTCTGATGCtgtctttttgtttcctgtttattttttgcttattccGCACCTTCcttgcacttgagaagaatatagaCTTCAAAGGGCCTCCTTACACCTGAAAAGACTATGAAACGACGTGGAAAAAGATAAGACTTCCACATGCTGGAAGGATTAACATACACAACTTAATTTTGTGATTAGAGacaaagactaaaaacaaaaacaggctcaGGAAAGTTTTAGATACATATAACTTGAAATAGATTATCAAGAGAGAATGTGCAGTATTTGGCTCAACCTGGTGCTTTGAAAGTAGAGCTCAGAGAGGAAAATCACCCTTCCCAAGAGCGGCTCCCTCGCGGGCTCTCATAAGCCATATTTGGCTATTGCCTGAACCACGGGGTTGACCTAATTTGCCAATTCTTGTCTTATTAAATGCGGCTGACTCTACCTCCACtgctttgggaaaaaaagcataaaatatgaaTCCAGAGGCCAGACCGTAGGACCTCACACTCCACAGGAGACTTCAATTAAGTGCAGTGGGGACTCCTAAACCAGGGGCCCAGGTGAGCTCGGTATGGAAAATAGTGATGAAGGTTTCTCATGCTTGTAGATGCCTTTGCCCACCCTCTCCAAAACTACTGTACCAGGATCTCCCAGGAGGGATTTAGAGAGCAGTATTGTTTCAAATCTTTACAGGTGATGCCCAGCTGAGGCTGAGAATGACCGTCACATGGATTCTCCTCATTGGTGACCAGAGGCCACTAGTGCCTACCTTGTTTTTTACCTGCCAAGTTATAGTACTAAatgagttttttgcttttttccagatGCTAAAATCAGCACTGTATGTTAGATGTTAATACATATCCTTTTGTATAGACCAGAAATTGTTCTACACAACCCTTGTGCTTATTTGTCACTTGAGGACAATAAATGGATGTCCTCCTCACTGGAAATATCCGTTAATTTCTCTAGTCATACTTACATTCTGTACCCAGACTGACATTATGGTgaggataatgatgatgatttcCCAATTTACTAGACTGAGTAGTGAAGTAATAGACATGTCTTGGAAGGGGCGTCAGGAGTTGTATTTGATAGTACACCCCCTGGACAAggagtgaccttggacaagtcactaaCCTTATTGAGTCTTATGGgttttttaacttataaaaagAAGGGAGTTAGACCAGCTTGTTGGTTCTCAAAAGGCATTTCACAGTAGAatcctttttaaacaaaacagattaaagggATTGTCTCTGGCTGCAGCCAGGGGTTAGATGGTAGAAGcagagtcccaggactctgaggtctcTCTGAGACTACCATGAGCCCTCTGGTCTGCTGAGCTCAGAAGGAGCAAGGAGATTTGAATCTTATTGACTGAGGTCAGTCTGGGTGCCTCCAGCCATCAGTCTGTTTACCTTTTCCAATGTCAACCCCTCTTTTTGgggagaaagaacagcagagaTGGGAGTCGGTGGTGGTCGTGAGTAGTACCCTAACTGCTGATTTACGGTAATAGGTGAcccctgagtttttttttttttttaaagctcccataTTCTAGATTTTAGGACTTTGCTCCTTAAAGTATCTCTTAAAATTAAGTAGAGAACAATAAGAGAGACCCATCAAAATTCTGGTGATTTTTACCACACAACTGTTGCCTGGCATaaagtgcagccactctggaacaaCTGACCGTGCTGAGTAACTGTGATGCTCATTCCAAACAGAGACTGAAGGATGGGAAGTGTTGGGAAGAGAGCCCCAGGCTGAAGGCCCATCAGGAGTCATCAACATATTAGAAAGTCAAAGCACTCCAGAGTTGGCAGAGTGGATAACCTTTCTAGTCACCCTTCTAGAAACTGAAGAGAGAGCCAGATAGTCGCTTGTCAAAAGAATAACAATTTGGGGAAGTGCAAGAACTGACTTTGAAACAGATGAAACAATATAAAACTCCAATAAACTCAGGTATCACTTTGGAATTAATGGAGGACAAATTGGCTCTGCTGTTAACTTAAATACCCATCTGCTCACATCCCTGGAGCCCATAAATTTGTGGGGCTAATTAGTTGTTGCCATCCTGAGAGCAGCAGGGGGCTAACCACATTCCCTGGAGTTTTGTTACACACAAGCCCATTTCCCTGCCTCTTCAGACACCTGAgttggaggggtagggagaggaaaggagatggCCCATCCTGGAGTGGTCCAAAGAGTTTGAATGAGAGTGATGGGCGTCCATGTTCTCATCTTGATCTTCCTGAAAGAAAGGTATTGAGAAATCGCCAAGCCTATTTACATTTTCTCCActcttatatatttttgtcatCAGGTCTACAACAACAATGCTTTTTCTCATCTATCCAATTAACATCCCGCCCCCTCCCTCGGTCCCCCTCTGCTGCCTAACTTGACTTCTCTAAAAGCGATTCTGTCTATACCAGAAACGTGAAGCCTTAATATAGGCTCTTCAGCATAATCGCTTCTTAATTAAGTCAGGCTATGGCTCTGTTTCCCAGAATCGTTTCCAGAGGGCTTAATTTTACTTCTgctcaaaattaatattttacattttgctcttaaaagaaacaaaaaaaaatatatatatatatatatactgaaaagGAACCTGAGAAGAGCAGAATGAGAAAACGGTCCAGGGAAAAAGAGATCATATTTCAGCTCCCATTACAGAACCTTCGAGCCTCTGTTGCTGTTTTCTGCAAGTAATACTCAATCTGTGACATTCACTTTAGCAAAACAAAGCATGGATCAAGGTAATTAAATGGCACAGCTCAGAGTGAATTAAGGAATGATTCTATCGACAGGAGACACCTGCTGATCTGACACTTTCCACGTGCCTGGTCTATCCTGGCTGTGCTTACCTTGAGCTGGGGGGAGCCTGCTGACTCTTGCAACACAGGGTACCTAGGTGCAACTGTAAGTGGGCACCGTTGGAGATCCGTGTGCTTGTCACAAAGGCAGAAGTCCCAAAAGATGAATGACATTAGTGCCATTGTATCTTCTTCCTCAAGGGCTGGTAAACTACTGCCTTATGTCTTGCCTGGGCACTCCTGGGGGTTTTCACTAATGACTGTGGTACATAGGAACTTGGGGGCACATTCACCCTGAGACTGCAGGGAGCACGATCTTCCCTAAGAAAGTGCTGGACAGCTGGCCCAACCCAGCAGTGCTGTCTGTTATCCGCTCTGCCATTCACAGACTCCCTGCTATATTCCAGACTGTGTCCAGCTGCTAGAGCTCCAGTGATAACAAAATACAGACATGGGCACTGTCTTCAAGCCTGTACGTCTGTGGGTCACAGAACATGGGTCAAGCTGAGAGTTCACGTGTACAAACTCACCCTGAGCATGTGCAGGAGAGTTGCATAA comes from Mustela erminea isolate mMusErm1 chromosome 9, mMusErm1.Pri, whole genome shotgun sequence and encodes:
- the LOC116598188 gene encoding thioredoxin-dependent peroxide reductase, mitochondrial-like, with the translated sequence MAAALGRFLGASIARHMSAVLWGISASAALRPAASRRTCLTNVLWSGSGQAKFAFSTSSSYHAPAATQHAPYFKGTALVHGEFKDLTLDDFKGKYLVLSFYPLDFTFVCPTGIVAFSDKANEFHDVNCEVVAVSVDSHFTHLAWVNTPRKNGGLGHMNITLLSDLDKQISRNYGVLLEGPGIALRGLFIIDPSGIIKHLSVNDLPVGRSVEETLHLVKAFQFVESHGEVCPANWTPDSPTIKPHPTASKEYFEKVNQ